The Populus alba chromosome 6, ASM523922v2, whole genome shotgun sequence genomic interval GTTCCCACTATTGTTTGTTTGCTTAGGCATACGTTGTGTGGAGTAAGTAagaatttgtgttagaaattaaGTGTGGAATTGAATTGGTTTTGATGTAGAAGAATTAGGTCTCGAGTCGGATTCGATGCCGTGAAGGGTTAATTATGAACCAGAGAGGTTTAAAGGGAGTGCTCTGTAATTTTGGACACAGGTTGGGTTAAATTGTGCTGCTTTTGCTTCTTTATACTGGAACGGTTTGATGAAATGCCAGAGAGAGCGGGAGAGAGTGGATTTTGGTTTCCCTTCAATTCCAACTACACAGGCTACTCCTTTTCTTtcgttcgtttttttttcttttttaaatgtttttgaatgaatTGCAAGAAAGTATTTCTAATGTGCTACTCATCTTCAGGTTTTTGGTGGCTTATGTGTGTTGTTCTGTTTATTACCTCTAGACAGGCAGCAGTGgtgattattttgattgtttcatTGTTTGGCAGCAGGTAATTGTCCTATCAGGCTATTGAATTGGGTGCATTAGTTGGAATGCAAACCAGGGAACAGAATAGCATTGCCAAAGTTTGCTCATATTCAAGAATTCAATGTGTATATTCAGAATTTTAGCTGCTGATGGAAAAGAATGGCGCTTTCATAAGATGGAATTGGTTGGTGACTGATGCATATTTGGAGTGGAAGTTCTTGCTATCAGAAGCTCTCATCAAGGGGAGCGTCTTTTTTTGGCCGAAGAACCACAAGATGTTTGGAAGATTGACAAGTTTTGAGCTCTGGAGGATCTGTTTTTGCATAAGATTTAATGGTACGTATGCATTCAAATTTAGATGGATTAGATGCATATTGTCACTTGAATAAGATTTAATGGCACCCTCCCCTCTCTTCCTAATTAACATATCAGAGTGCCATTATATTACTATCTGAGATCTGATAACATGATGATCCTAAGAATTTTGCTCGAGGCTGCTGTTTTTTTGAAGCATCATCTTGTACTGAATCCAGGAGGCTCATACTTTGTCGCAAGGGACGCTCAAGGACAACAGGAACACAGCTAGCTCTTCTTCTCGCATTAGGGATGATCCCGAAGCTGTTCAAGCCAGGAAGAAAGTGTACGTGATATGTGCGACAGAGAATAAGTGACCAGAAAAACAGAAATCACCACGAAAGTATATGCGATCCATGTAATGGGATTTCTGTcacttaataattaatattcgTAAACTTCATTTAGTGACCACCACCCATGAAGAGAAGGCAAGAAGATCTAAAAGAAATGAATTGCTGACATGTTTTTGTGTGATATCGCTCGTGAATCTAATGGTTTATTGCAATAACTCAGTAGTTGCATGGTGAGCTTGAGGTCCAAAAGCAGCCATCTTCTTCAAGTTCATTTCTCCCAACTGTTTACTCGGCTCTTGAATTGACATTATtatctcaattcaaaaaaaaaaaaaaaagctccatCTGCAAGTATTCGACTACACACAGTTCATCCCCGACTGTCCTACATTTCCATCAAATAACTCAAATCTATTATCGAGTTGAGTTTAATAATCGACACCTAAATTTTAGTTTCAAAATCACAGAAAGCATATCATCAGGTGATAGTTTAGGGCCTTAGGCATTATTTAATCAGGATAATATTAAGgaccatgaaagaaaaataatccaaaGCTCACCTGCAGCTGCGTCCATGGCTCGATCCACCTCCACTTGGACAAGTTAAACTCAAATTTATAATCACCTGAATTTCAGAAGCAAATACAAAACGTAAGAACATGAACCCTGAGAGTAAGGCCATCTAGTCTATCATGCCTAAATGCATGTCCTCCGCATCCTTGCCAGCCTCCATGTCTGAGATGGAGCCGATCATCTCCAAGAAAATACCATAACCAGGCGTCTCATGCTCCTCAAACAACCTGTCGTGGTGAGAGCTCaatgtatatataatatattaattccTTAATTAGAAAAAGGATATATATAGAAATCTAAAAGTACAAGAGATGAAGAATGATTTACTCTCTCTTGATTATGATTTTGctgttctttcctttttatcgccctctcttcttgttttttctcctctctttatttttctccaaTCCTAATTTGATGTTATTGCACGGTGAGATCTATGCTCAAATTCGAAATCGAAAGACTAACTATATTAAGATATTAATGCATACAAGCTAATGCTAATTGTAGTGATATAAAAACATTGCTTGAGTTATTGAAATTGCTTGaataattgttttgaatttaagtCCAAGATTTTAAAGTGATCATCGAGTTGTATAGAACACGTGTAGGATGCttgaacaaaaatatttctaattaaaaataaattaaaataatattttttgttttttatatatatatcagaaacATAtcgaaattatataaaaaaaatatccttttcaaataaaatatattttaaaaaatatatcataccagaaaaacaaacacttattcttgtaaggaaaatgaatttaaagtttaaaaggaattttatatgatattataattaaagCAGGATAATCAATGAAATATCTTAATTAAGGAAGAGAACACGTAGCGAATCAAAAGGATGGCTTCTTACCACCGTTGGATATGGAAGAAATCAGTGATTAAAAAATTGTGTGATTTCCTATGAatggaggattttttttatacatactGGCGAGTGAGTATGTGTATATCAACTCGGGGGTAAGATGATGTATaaatcaacttcttcttttttatggacGAACTCGTctcagtaaaaatatatatatatatatatccactcGGCTCAATTAAGTTCATAAAATCCTCATGATTATGAACTTAActcagaattttaattttaaatggttttatatTGATTTCGCCAggtaaaaaatctgaaaaattaataataaaaaaatatcattttaaaaataaataataaatttatattaacatgattacTAAGAGATTCATCTAatagtatttaaataataaatttagattaacatCATGACCAAGAGATTGATCTAATAGcatatttgatattatggtatggtgtgatttttaaaagagttttttatttaaaaatatattaaaatgatttttattttatttttgatataaaaatattacaatcataaaaaattaatctgatgttttttaaaaaataaatatatttttaaaatatatctaaaaacaaaaattactgttccaaacaaattctaaaaattcaatCAGTCAGAcactcttatttatttattttccgaTTAGATCCCGAATCGGTCAGACACTGTTATTTTGACCTTATTTAATAGACAACAAGGTCATTTGGGTAATTTAATCACTAGGAAAAGGCATGGCTGCCTCTTGGCTCATGCAGTTCCGACTCCTATTTGGGATAGAAACCGTGGCAAAAAAGCTTTACTTTTATAACGGTCCACCTGCCGTTATAaataccccccccccccccattccATCTCTACTCACAAAGAAAAACCCTTCTCTCCCTTCCCAAAACCATAAAATAATTACGATGGAAGAGCAAGATGATCCAGTGTCAATGACAGTAGAAGATTTCGAGGGAGGAGAAGCTATTTTGGAGGACTCATCTGGTTCTGAAACCGACGATCAACTCGCGCATTTCGCTGGACTGTTGAAGATTGGAGAAGAAACAAGGGAGTATGATGGAGTGAAGAATACTTTTCTAACGGGAATGAAAGGGCATGCTAAAGACACACAGGTTGTTGCCATTTACAAGAACTCTGCTTCTACTTCGCCGATGAAGGCTAGGTTTGCTGCGTTTAAAGCTTTTGAACAGGTCGTTTCGCAAAAGAATGGAGGCCAAGGAAATGCAAATGTTAAGTATGGGTGGTATAGTGGGTCGAAGGAGGATATTTCTCAGATCATTTCTCATGGTTTTGCTTTGTGTAATGGTCAATCTCATGGCCTTGGTGTTTATTTGTCTCCTACTAATTTTCTCCTTGATGGGTATGTTTTTCCCCTCTTTTTTAAGTGCTAATGATTCTTTACTAAATGGTAATCAATACAGAGACTATATTTTCTTTGCTGTTCTTGTTAATCACTAGTTCTAATTGTTTGTTCAAGAATGGAGATTGAAAATTTGTGGATTTCTGGGTCAATTTGATGTTCTGGATATATGCCTGTCACTCTTGTTTTGGatagaaaatattgaaatatagtGAAAATATAAGGTGATCAAAATGGAAAAGTGATATTTCTTgactttatttcatttaaatcttcAAAGGCTGTTGGTGGAAGTGAAATTGGAGTGGATTTGGATCATTATTCCTTGGTAGTGTATGCAGCATGCTTCTTCCTTTACATATCCTTATGTATTTCTGATCCGTGAGTCTCTTACCTTAGCAAATCTGTTTAGGATAAATCCTTTCGGCTTAAGAGTTacagaattagtttttttcactGCAGGTTGGAATATTCAAGGGCTgatgaaaatgacatgaggcATATTTTGTTATGTAAAGTGATCATGGGGAAGATGGAAGTGATTCCTGCTGGTTCCAAGCAAAGATATCCACGTTCAGGGGAGTTTGACTCCGGTGTTGACAATCTTGAAGCACCAAGAAGATTGGTTGTCTGGACCACTTTCATGAATTCTCACATTCTTCCTGATTACATCATAAGTTTCAAGGCACCTTCTTCCACTACTTTGCTAATAAATCGGATCAATGAAATAAGAAACTTGGGTTTTGTGAGTGTCTCTGCTCTACATCTCACAATGGTAAAGTTTCTGGGTCCTGCCAGGGGAGCCTTGATTTCCAGAATCTATGAAGACTTTGCCAAACGAAAGGTCAATGTAGTGCAACTGTTCCATGCTGCGAGGCGGATCACTGGGGACGACCAGCTGTTGATTGAGATCTTTAAATCAAGCACAAACAAGCCTGTGAGACGAGAATTAAGGAGAACCTGTGCAGCTCAGGCAGCAGCTGAGCTGAGAAGGAGATAAGCAAGCTAGCATGTGTTTGATTCGATTGCACTCTATCAGGATTTTATGGATGTATCCAAGATTTTCAGCTTTATGCAGGAACTACAAGTTTGCTTGTTAGCTCTTATGTTcgtattatatagatatatagatGTAATTGTGTTCGGTTGTTTTTGTCTTGTTGCTTGGAGTTTTTCCATGCTTTATAGCAGGATGTTCCAGTTGAGGTTGAATTTTGAGTGACAAAGTAACttcatatataaacaaaaaagaaacaaagggaAGCGCTTTGCTGACATATAGCGTTGTTCTAGTTATTGAAGTTGTTACAAGGGTGCAACAGGCTTTATCGTCCTCTTCATTCTGAATCCAGAAAGCAAAACATGAAAAGTGCAAGAGGATTTGTTTCCTGAGATTTTTGTTCAAGCGTCTGTGTCAAGAATATCACTCCTTATTGATGACCAGTTCAACAATAAGCTAAAGAGATGCAAACCTAATGGATTTCTAGCTCTAGTGGTTGATTTTTCTAAGAACTGGTTCTTAATGGAGATTCTCTCACATTGCTGCCTCCGTTTTTGTAAATCTGAGAAGCAGATTGATTCTTGAAGCATTGAGTCgtgttcctctttttttctcatgAAAAAGGACTAGCTTGAAAAGAAAGGTGGCAGCAGTGAGGAGGTAGTATTGGCAGCTGGACTCTAAGTTCCGAATGCGGACAGATATCTAGCCTGGTTATCTGGCTGAAAATAAATGTTATACAGCACAAGGATCCAAGGTGCATACTGACTAAGGGTGTCAAttccattttgtttttggaatgtAGAatgactaaaatattttatattaatttaaaaataataataaaaaatattttattttaaattttggtttgttttggatttttcaacTAATTTCTGTTCGAAATGTTTCGATTTCATTTCATATGTTCCGTTCTGGTTTTAAAaagtcattgaattaaattgaacctaaatcaatttaattaattaaacctaagtataaaaagttttttttcattactattttcaataacaataatattaataataatattaagaattattactatattttttattaacaatgatattaattttttaacattagatttatcactaatatatatagtttatattcatgttgttcttttcaaatttatactttgtaggaatttgagcaaaataaaaaatattttagatctcattagccttgataatattgacctaattttatatttaaaatatttatgttaaaatattttaattttataatattttgatattttatttaagctgaattattttaagttaaagatctatttaatattgatatatatataaataatacaacCCCAAAAACCCCGACAtgacaaaatatttcaaaactaaaacattttacttcaattaaaaaaaccaaaacatctattaaaataaaattgataaccTTGATACTGACCACCTGGCCTGTGGTGGTTGCAGAATGGCAAGTCGCTGGCAGAGAGGAGGGATTTTGGGTTAAAATCCTACTGTTGATAAATAAGATGGAAGGCTAGACCAGATGATAAATAAGATGGAATGGCTACGAATGTTGTGGGCTTTCCATGGTCCAAACTAAGACTAGCAGTGGTGAGCAATTGTGACCTGAACCGAACCCCGAGCTGAGGACTGAGCAAGTTAGCTCATGAAATGTGGATGCCCACAAGGATGAAACCAACACTTTTTATGCCATTGAACGCATCATGGACTGGATACTGCAGCTCTAGCTCTGGACGATTAATTTTGTCTCGACTGCCTTGTACCTGTTCCAGGAAATAAATTCTATCTCTCAGTAAGCCAATTCTAATTTCCTTGGTACTTCATGTTTCTGGCTTCAAAAATGAAGTGACGAAATAAATTCTATCTTTCAGGGATTGTTATAGTCAAATCACCATTTTATAGCAACATCGGTTCTTCTTTTCCGCCTGTCTGGAGCTAAATGGATGTTTTGGAAGATGATACAGGGTTTGATGTTCGCTtccttttttgaagaaaaagatgcTACCTACTTCATGATTCTGGCATCAGAATGAAGTGATGAAGAAGTTACATGTTCTAGAAGAGTGCCATCAGTAAGCAATGCCATCCCCTTCTGCTATCGTTTGTCGACTCTGCCGCCATCCTTGCTGCTGGATGCGCTCGCTGCAGCCTGTTCCAGAATAGGGTGGTCAATATTTGTTTCGATATTCTCAGGTCATGTTAGCTCTATACAACAACGCAAACACAAAACTGAACTTCAAATGTATTGCCATACTTAATTTGTGATATAGTAAAATTTTTACAGGATAATAACAAGTAAACATACACGATAGTTCAAAACCTGAAGAaactttatttacttattttttttgtttaaagataaaaggtatttttaagtcaatttattCGACATTAAGTTTTCTCATCAAGGGATCTTAAAATTGCAACCTCTATATTAGTATGGTGTATTTAATAGCTTACAATAAAGGACAGTAGAGAGAAATTTAGTATAATTTTGCGTTGAAATTATTCTACAAGTTGGGACTTATGTTTACACTTTAGACGGAAACATTTCAATGATCACGTCAAAttggatgaaatttaaaaattataaatatcaatgGATGAGGGGGAGAAATTGTTCGATATTGATTTTGGactcaattattaaaatatttatttaggggctaaaatgatttattgaggattttgtattgtttttaattgttttaaaaaagaaggataaaaagTGCTTGAGGaaagatttattaaaatatttatttaattaaaattttaaaaatattagtttaatattttttaaaacccaatatattttttaaaagtactgGAAACATAAACAAGAACCAGGTCCTAGCATAAAATTCCACTCCAGGAGAAAACGACTGGCATCTATCCTCATTCCCCCTTTAACCGCggtaaaaaaatactaaataataatatatacagTGAATGTAAAATCCAAACCTCATTTAACAAACCCAACCACACGCATAAACGGAGGGAGAGAAGGCTAGGTGTCGTATAATCAAACAGAACTCTGTGTGTCCGTGTCCTCCACAAACCATGGCAATGATCACCAGAAACACCGCCACACGCCTCCCACACCTCCTCTCCATCCATCGCCCCGCCACCGCATCTCTCCACACCACCCTCCCGTCTCTCTCCCCTGAACCAACACCAGCTCCCTACACTCGCGCACCGCCACCTTCCTCATCCTCACTAACAGGTCTTTCTAAGCCGGCGGAGTTTGTGATTTCCAAGGTTGATAGTTTGATGAACTGGGCTCGCACTGGATCTATCTGGCCTATGACTTTTGGGCTTGCCTGTTGTGCTGTTGAGATGATGCATACCGGTGCTGCCAGATATGATTTGGATCGGTTCGGGATTATTTTTAGACCGAGTCCTAGGCAGTCAGACTGTATGATTGTTGCTGGTACTCTTACTAACAAAATGGCCCCTGCTCTTCGCAAGTAAGTCTTTGATTTTCGACAAAAaattttagggtttgggtttttgtgattgattttgtttgatttggatCTGTGGTggattttttatggattttttttggtttgcgTTAATTTCTATATAGTTTATATGCTTTTAAGAGTGATTAATTGATTCCAGATGCTAAATTAGCGTGTGGCTGTTGTTGTGTTTGAACTAAATAGAGAGGTGAAAAGAATAATTGGAGCGTGGTTTTGGATAAAGTGAATGTTTCCTAGGCATTGATCGGCTTATGaaaaatttcaaagtaaaaCTTGCGTTGGTGATGTTCGGACATGACTGGGAAACTTGGCTtcgagttttttgttttgtttgtgttgCTAGTCTCGTTCTGTTGGGGTTGGGGCTTAAATACCAAGATAACGAGACAGGATTGATTCATGTGGGATTTTGTATATTTGGAATAGTTATTTATGGAGGACAAGGAGGCCAATAAATGGGTTAGAAGACTGTTTAGATATCTACTGGAGAAATGGTTCAGAAGGATTACCTAGAGTGCAGAAGCAGTTCTTTCTCGATAATACAATATGTCGACCTAATACTCCAAAGTGTCCTGTggatatttttgacattttttatcTTATGGCTATAGCTTACTATGCATAAATGGTGAAAGCATTAATGATGCTGTTTTAGAAAGGTTTGTGTTGGATGAGCTTAGCTGtgttaatttgatttcttttatccAGTCTGAAATTCCACTACTATGAGAGGTAATTGATTATAAACCTTGTTCATGCTCTCAATAGTGGATAACATTTCCAGGAAGGGGATGAGACAAACAGTTCGCTTTCACTCCTGATTATTGGCAAGTGCAGTATAGTACTGGTCTAGCTCAAATGATGCATCAAAAAGTGGTTTATTTGGTAGAATTCTTGAATCTAGATCTGTTTAATGAAACCATGCTTAAGAGAGGAGTTGGTTGTCTTCTAACTTTGCTTAACCAGAGCTTTAGTTTATCTAATCTCTTGCAAGGATTTTCTGGCTTAATTTGTTAGTGCTCAATCTGAGCTTCAGATCACCCAAATTAGACAATAACATATTTTCTGAGTTCAATGTTAAAATACTTCAGTTGCTTTGAAGTTGTATGGTTGTTGATTTTACTAGCTATCAATCAACATCCATAGGATTTTGTGGCCTTTATAGCCATCTAGAGTGAATCTTAAAGTTTTTCTGGGTTCTTGAACCTGATGTATCTGAATCATCATTGACCACTTCACAAGCTGTATCAATCTGAGCTTGGGGTTGATCATTCTCAGATAGCTTCCAGACCTGGGTTGAGTAAAACTCATTTGATTGTTGTATGTCTCTTAAAAAGATGTGATGAATGAGCAAATTTCTCCACCGCAGTATATGGGAAAATTCTTAtctgttttttaagtttttgccTGAGCTTTATAGTTTAGATCCTTGAATTGTGAAAACAAGCACAATTATCTGTAATGTGGTAAATCTGCCTCTGCTGCTCAAGATGGCAACTCAATGATAAAAGCACCGACTTTCTGGAACATTAGGTTTTATTTCAAG includes:
- the LOC118030815 gene encoding probable inactive poly [ADP-ribose] polymerase SRO2, with product MEEQDDPVSMTVEDFEGGEAILEDSSGSETDDQLAHFAGLLKIGEETREYDGVKNTFLTGMKGHAKDTQVVAIYKNSASTSPMKARFAAFKAFEQVVSQKNGGQGNANVKYGWYSGSKEDISQIISHGFALCNGQSHGLGVYLSPTNFLLDGLEYSRADENDMRHILLCKVIMGKMEVIPAGSKQRYPRSGEFDSGVDNLEAPRRLVVWTTFMNSHILPDYIISFKAPSSTTLLINRINEIRNLGFVSVSALHLTMVKFLGPARGALISRIYEDFAKRKVNVVQLFHAARRITGDDQLLIEIFKSSTNKPVRRELRRTCAAQAAAELRRR
- the LOC118030816 gene encoding NADH dehydrogenase [ubiquinone] iron-sulfur protein 7, mitochondrial, with the protein product MAMITRNTATRLPHLLSIHRPATASLHTTLPSLSPEPTPAPYTRAPPPSSSSLTGLSKPAEFVISKVDSLMNWARTGSIWPMTFGLACCAVEMMHTGAARYDLDRFGIIFRPSPRQSDCMIVAGTLTNKMAPALRKVYDQMPEPRWVISMGSCANGGGYYHYSYSVVRGCDRIVPVDIYVPGCPPTAEALLYGLLQLQKKIHRRKDFLHWWTR